A stretch of Corallococcus macrosporus DNA encodes these proteins:
- a CDS encoding LpqB family beta-propeller domain-containing protein yields MTTALPPALRPWATQLALFPEDLARHLGPHVARLSAALGTLRPRGEAEGGEPQGYDGLSRRGNFERLLVSEWLWALEAPEELVRRAAFGELSFLKPAFRQPQGARRTVVLLDVGPDQLGLPRIAHLALLVVLARRAEAVGAAFTWGALQADPARATHTGLSGTSLLAWLEARSPMPASAVHLSTWREALDLSRAPEDVWLVGSSRLGRLEGAEGMSRVEVSEPMEPGAHRLAVDVRPSARVPRSVVLELPPPEDCLRLLRNPFHSNRSSSAFLPRKASRLMSFAFSGDGRRVLLFSANGGVEAMAVPHSPRATLPKPRRVQVPSGQQVIAAGWRTKGGLLVLARHQDTYVMHGQVQTPHGFRKARYHATDALSRPDMVARALPLNLLSWVDPRGQEHLWLKDGQERLFSLAPPSSSGTSALGVEEEQVSAMAEVNSRPVCVLRPQSVGSGRAIISRLKVLGEDPVRQVPLNARQGEAYFGYAPSGTHPDAGLLAVRDKDQDWRLFLDTGVSVIPVPEGYRVVGVVKPPVPSPPGMLALAPDQRTFHFISREASRVLAVASGPVEQAAASHGQPVFGWLTQAGEFVLWDLMEQALLYRSFPEATP; encoded by the coding sequence GGACGTTGCGGCCTCGCGGGGAGGCAGAGGGTGGTGAGCCCCAGGGCTATGACGGGCTCTCTCGCCGGGGGAACTTCGAGCGGCTGCTTGTCAGTGAATGGCTCTGGGCTTTGGAGGCACCGGAGGAACTGGTTCGGCGCGCGGCGTTCGGGGAGTTGTCCTTCCTCAAGCCCGCGTTCCGTCAGCCGCAGGGGGCTCGCCGCACCGTGGTGCTGCTGGACGTGGGCCCGGATCAACTGGGCCTGCCTCGCATCGCGCACCTCGCGTTGCTGGTCGTGCTCGCGCGCCGGGCGGAGGCCGTGGGCGCGGCGTTCACCTGGGGCGCGCTCCAGGCGGACCCTGCCCGTGCCACCCATACCGGGCTGAGTGGTACGTCGCTCCTTGCGTGGCTTGAAGCCCGTTCCCCCATGCCCGCGTCCGCGGTGCACCTGTCCACGTGGCGCGAGGCGCTGGACCTCTCCCGAGCACCCGAGGATGTGTGGCTCGTGGGGTCCTCGCGCCTGGGCCGCCTTGAGGGCGCGGAGGGGATGTCCCGCGTGGAGGTCTCCGAGCCGATGGAGCCCGGCGCGCACCGGCTTGCCGTGGACGTGCGGCCCTCGGCGCGTGTGCCGCGTTCGGTGGTGCTGGAGCTTCCTCCTCCGGAGGACTGCCTGCGCCTGCTGCGCAACCCGTTCCATTCGAACCGTTCGTCGTCGGCGTTCCTGCCGCGCAAGGCGAGCCGGCTCATGAGCTTCGCCTTCTCCGGAGATGGCCGGCGCGTGCTGCTGTTCTCCGCGAATGGCGGCGTCGAGGCCATGGCGGTGCCGCACTCTCCGCGCGCCACCCTGCCCAAGCCCCGGCGCGTGCAGGTGCCTTCCGGGCAGCAGGTCATCGCGGCGGGATGGCGCACCAAGGGTGGGTTGCTGGTGCTCGCGCGCCACCAGGACACGTACGTGATGCACGGGCAGGTGCAGACGCCGCACGGGTTCCGCAAGGCGCGCTACCACGCGACGGATGCTCTCTCGCGGCCGGACATGGTGGCCCGCGCGCTGCCGTTGAACCTCTTGAGCTGGGTGGATCCTCGAGGGCAGGAGCACCTGTGGTTGAAGGATGGCCAGGAGCGGTTGTTCTCGCTGGCGCCTCCGTCCTCGTCGGGGACCTCGGCGCTCGGAGTGGAGGAGGAGCAGGTCTCCGCGATGGCGGAGGTGAACTCGCGCCCGGTCTGCGTGCTGCGGCCCCAGTCCGTAGGATCGGGGCGGGCGATCATCTCGCGGCTCAAGGTGCTGGGGGAGGATCCGGTCCGCCAGGTTCCGCTCAATGCACGGCAGGGCGAGGCGTACTTCGGCTATGCGCCGTCGGGGACACATCCGGACGCGGGGCTGCTCGCGGTGCGTGACAAGGACCAGGACTGGCGGCTGTTCCTGGACACGGGCGTGTCGGTCATCCCCGTGCCCGAGGGCTACCGTGTGGTGGGCGTGGTGAAGCCTCCTGTTCCGTCTCCACCCGGGATGCTCGCGTTGGCTCCGGATCAACGCACGTTCCACTTCATCTCTCGCGAGGCTTCGCGGGTGCTCGCGGTGGCCAGTGGCCCCGTGGAGCAGGCCGCGGCGAGCCATGGGCAGCCGGTGTTCGGGTGGCTGACGCAGGCGGGGGAGTTCGTGTTGTGGGACCTGATGGAGCAGGCGCTGCTGTACCGCTCCTTTCCGGAGGCCACGCCGTGA
- a CDS encoding response regulator: MRSLILLVEDHVDSREMLEEFLTLEGFAVEVAGNGLHAWERLRRGPTPDVMLLDLMMPVMSGWELMERVQKEPRLKNLPVIVVSGAGATRPVPQGIRASIPKPLDLDDLMRALEPFRSQAHLAAAY; the protein is encoded by the coding sequence ATGCGAAGCCTCATCCTCCTCGTAGAAGACCATGTCGACAGCCGTGAGATGCTGGAGGAGTTCCTCACGCTGGAAGGGTTCGCCGTGGAGGTCGCCGGCAACGGCCTGCACGCCTGGGAGCGGCTGCGTCGCGGCCCCACGCCGGACGTGATGCTGCTGGACCTGATGATGCCGGTGATGAGCGGCTGGGAGCTGATGGAGCGCGTGCAGAAGGAGCCGCGCCTCAAGAACCTGCCCGTCATCGTCGTGTCGGGCGCGGGCGCCACGCGCCCCGTGCCCCAGGGCATCCGGGCGTCCATCCCCAAGCCGCTGGACCTGGACGACCTGATGCGCGCGCTGGAGCCGTTCCGCTCGCAGGCGCACTTAGCCGCCGCCTACTGA
- a CDS encoding acyl-CoA dehydrogenase, with translation MSSSSLHYTPNLRDIEFNLFEFLDIGHTSLGKGPFGDLDETAARQTLETFAQLCTQELAKSFDESEHNPPKLENGQVKLPPGLKAAMGAYYDAGMHLLETPTHLGGLGAPPSLGWAAFELLLGSNPALAFFTLGNLLARVIDRLGTDSQKKRFLPHILDKRWSGSMVLTEPDAGSDVGAARTKARHVDGDVWEIEGVKRFITNGESDIAENIIHMVLARPDGAAPGTKGLSLFVVPKFWVNEDGSLGEFNNVVCTKLEKKMGLKGSVTCELTFGDGKPTRGLLLGEVHDGIRQMFHIIENARMAVGLKSMAALSAGYYRALSFAKDRVQGSDLAKARDKSAPRVNILQHPDVRRMLMAQKAHAEGLRALALFTASVQDQVELQGGHRSTAAGEADVLNDMLLPLVKGYGSEKAYELLSLSLQVHGGSGFLTDYPVEQYIRDQKIDSLYEGTTHIQALDLLMRKVARDGGATLMGLLERVRATADGDEGGAELKIERAALGEAVGHLQTLLGTLMGKLGESVYHVGFQGNRVLFAVAEVIIGWLLVRHAAVALDRMKTNPGDKAFYGGKVASARWYCHEVLPGIAHAARMVEHGNLDLMDVPEESF, from the coding sequence ATGTCGTCGTCGTCCCTGCACTACACGCCCAACCTCCGCGATATTGAGTTCAACCTCTTCGAGTTCCTGGACATCGGCCACACGTCGCTGGGCAAGGGCCCCTTCGGGGACCTGGACGAGACGGCGGCCCGGCAGACGCTGGAGACCTTCGCCCAGCTGTGCACGCAGGAGCTGGCGAAGAGCTTCGACGAGTCCGAGCACAACCCGCCGAAGCTGGAGAACGGCCAGGTGAAGCTGCCCCCCGGCCTCAAGGCCGCGATGGGCGCCTACTACGACGCGGGCATGCACCTGCTGGAGACGCCCACGCACCTGGGCGGCCTGGGCGCGCCGCCCTCGCTGGGCTGGGCCGCGTTCGAGCTGCTGCTGGGCTCCAACCCCGCACTGGCGTTCTTCACGCTGGGCAACCTGCTCGCGCGCGTCATCGACCGGCTGGGCACGGACTCGCAGAAGAAGCGCTTCCTGCCGCACATCCTGGACAAGCGCTGGAGCGGGTCCATGGTGCTGACGGAGCCGGACGCGGGCAGCGACGTGGGCGCCGCGCGCACCAAGGCCCGTCACGTGGACGGCGACGTCTGGGAGATTGAAGGCGTCAAGCGCTTCATCACCAACGGCGAGTCGGACATCGCGGAGAACATCATCCACATGGTGCTCGCGCGGCCGGACGGTGCGGCGCCGGGGACCAAGGGCCTGTCGCTGTTCGTGGTGCCCAAGTTCTGGGTGAACGAGGACGGCAGCCTGGGCGAGTTCAACAACGTCGTTTGCACGAAGCTGGAGAAGAAGATGGGCCTCAAGGGGTCCGTCACGTGCGAGCTGACGTTCGGCGACGGCAAGCCCACGCGCGGCCTCTTGCTGGGTGAAGTGCACGACGGCATCCGGCAGATGTTCCACATCATCGAGAACGCGCGCATGGCGGTGGGCCTCAAGTCCATGGCCGCGCTGTCCGCGGGCTACTACCGCGCGCTGTCGTTCGCGAAGGACCGCGTGCAGGGCAGCGACCTGGCGAAGGCGCGCGACAAGTCCGCGCCGCGCGTGAACATCCTCCAGCACCCGGACGTGCGCCGCATGCTGATGGCGCAGAAGGCGCACGCGGAAGGCCTGCGCGCGCTGGCGCTGTTCACCGCGTCCGTGCAGGACCAGGTGGAGCTGCAGGGCGGCCACCGCTCCACGGCGGCGGGCGAGGCGGACGTGCTCAACGACATGCTGCTGCCGCTGGTGAAGGGCTACGGCTCCGAGAAGGCGTATGAGCTCCTGTCCCTGTCGCTGCAGGTGCACGGTGGTTCGGGCTTCCTGACGGACTACCCCGTCGAGCAGTACATCCGGGACCAGAAGATCGACTCGCTCTACGAGGGCACCACGCACATCCAGGCGCTGGACCTGCTGATGCGCAAGGTGGCGCGCGACGGCGGCGCGACGCTGATGGGCCTGCTGGAGCGCGTGCGCGCGACGGCGGACGGCGACGAGGGCGGCGCCGAGCTGAAGATCGAGCGCGCCGCGCTGGGCGAGGCGGTGGGCCACCTGCAGACGCTGCTCGGCACGCTGATGGGCAAGCTGGGCGAGTCCGTCTACCACGTGGGCTTCCAGGGCAACCGCGTGCTGTTCGCGGTGGCGGAGGTCATCATCGGCTGGCTGCTGGTGCGCCACGCGGCCGTGGCGCTGGACCGGATGAAGACCAACCCCGGCGACAAGGCGTTCTACGGCGGCAAGGTGGCCAGCGCCCGCTGGTACTGCCACGAGGTGCTGCCCGGCATCGCGCACGCCGCGCGCATGGTGGAGCACGGCAACCTGGACCTGATGGACGTGCCGGAAGAGTCGTTCTAG
- a CDS encoding bpX6 domain-containing protein, with protein sequence MSRASGAVRPRAHVHRGTVVVAAWWFHPGTLGEAEARRRVLAAWRPGATVWALAGGHLLKLAAPCKSAVEAAPGLPLVMEAGVLSSAPLSAKERERLAPPMGAVVLVHAGTARMYAPGELRQVDPGAWLDVSEWRRVQVKGLGAPPPPMQSALEPLPPPTRESFGAKVPALAPEAERMLARMAGKEVPVVREGFFARLRRAFSPKPGEATLTVHREGLFARLRRAFHAAPASTSQSAVRREGLFARLRQAFSGPSENASSGSMTVRREGFFSRLRQAFRADEDGVPAGRSGWLDRLRSAFSGSGSASAASGPGARPGWFSRLLAGMRGGENSTASQQGSRPAEPEGPGAIEQLKSWMLQNTPLGRLVGQRQGDYLRRLFELFEEGKLDEALRHAIPLGTDLDERAKLALGVPGPREQLRIQPHGQSGAARVFASGPAVLQALRERYRETFRRLEREGRIDEAAFVLAELLAATEEAVSFLERHGRFQLAAELAEGRGLPASLVVRQWFLAKDVQRAVSIARRSGVFADAVLRLEKTHPAEAQALRILWGESLAEAGDWARAVDAVWPVPSARHIARAWVHHGIHAGGESGAKLLARLALGFPDGFGAAREDVQTLLSDDTPARAPERMAFATELLREANAARDPLLVPTVRALLRDEATEALPSRARCIIQLRLLNTPALAALRTDLPTPRHSHRRPWAEENDLPPVRVWMDRNDAGAHAVHDAVVLPGQRVLLALGEAGARLVGPDGRTLANFDVPAFSLVASTQGNRALSLARRGDLWRVSRLDLVARRATRWCDAELDAWAPTYDGERWFTAMRDTVSMVDTLAAEPRSLWRVSQVGGTVLKLAVDAQHLSFLVLHLSPGQDFERLERWSYVLAGGPTLRGRTDIPNLEATPDALALTPDGEVVAGRIALAEGEEPRDWSYLAPIAVRRFHLPSQQGEARVGAVLGQAWTVTRFQKGELHTAILRDLAGHTRASVEFSGTPPQVVRLTEEWCAIHDLFGRVVWLDLTSGEVHRVPVV encoded by the coding sequence GTGAGTCGTGCGTCCGGAGCCGTGCGTCCTCGTGCCCATGTGCATCGGGGCACGGTGGTGGTGGCGGCCTGGTGGTTCCATCCCGGAACGCTGGGAGAGGCCGAGGCACGCCGCCGCGTGCTGGCGGCGTGGAGGCCCGGCGCCACGGTCTGGGCGCTGGCGGGAGGGCACCTGTTGAAGCTGGCGGCGCCGTGCAAGAGCGCGGTGGAGGCCGCGCCCGGACTGCCCCTGGTGATGGAGGCCGGAGTGCTCTCCAGCGCGCCGCTGAGCGCGAAGGAGCGTGAGCGATTGGCACCGCCGATGGGAGCCGTCGTGCTGGTGCACGCGGGCACCGCGCGGATGTACGCGCCTGGAGAGCTGCGCCAGGTGGATCCGGGCGCATGGCTGGACGTGTCGGAGTGGCGGCGCGTGCAGGTGAAGGGACTGGGGGCTCCGCCTCCGCCCATGCAGAGTGCGCTGGAGCCCCTGCCTCCGCCTACGCGTGAGTCGTTCGGAGCGAAGGTGCCCGCGCTCGCGCCCGAAGCAGAGCGCATGCTGGCGCGCATGGCCGGGAAGGAAGTCCCGGTGGTGCGAGAGGGCTTCTTCGCACGGCTACGGCGCGCCTTCTCCCCGAAGCCCGGTGAAGCCACGCTGACCGTCCACCGTGAAGGCCTGTTCGCACGGTTGCGACGAGCATTTCATGCAGCACCCGCGAGCACGTCGCAAAGTGCTGTGCGCCGTGAAGGCCTGTTCGCACGGCTGCGCCAGGCATTCAGCGGACCGTCCGAGAACGCGTCTTCAGGCTCGATGACAGTACGCCGTGAGGGCTTCTTCTCACGGCTGCGCCAGGCTTTCCGCGCGGACGAGGACGGTGTGCCAGCGGGCCGCTCGGGATGGCTCGATCGTCTGCGGAGCGCGTTCTCCGGCTCGGGCTCCGCGTCCGCTGCATCAGGCCCCGGTGCTCGGCCGGGCTGGTTCTCACGGCTCCTCGCCGGGATGCGCGGGGGCGAAAACTCCACGGCTTCACAGCAGGGCTCTCGTCCCGCAGAGCCCGAAGGCCCGGGCGCGATCGAGCAGCTCAAGTCGTGGATGCTCCAGAACACGCCGCTGGGGCGGCTCGTGGGGCAGCGCCAGGGGGACTACCTGCGCCGCCTCTTCGAACTCTTCGAGGAGGGCAAGCTCGACGAAGCCCTGCGCCACGCCATCCCCCTGGGCACGGACCTGGACGAACGCGCGAAGCTGGCGCTCGGAGTCCCCGGACCTCGCGAGCAACTGCGCATCCAACCCCACGGCCAGAGCGGCGCCGCGCGGGTGTTCGCCAGTGGCCCTGCCGTGCTGCAGGCGCTGCGCGAGCGCTACCGCGAGACCTTCCGCCGCCTGGAGCGCGAAGGCCGCATCGACGAGGCCGCCTTCGTCCTCGCGGAACTCCTGGCCGCGACCGAGGAGGCCGTCTCCTTCCTGGAGCGCCACGGCCGCTTCCAGCTCGCCGCGGAGCTCGCCGAAGGCCGCGGCCTCCCCGCGAGCCTCGTCGTGCGCCAGTGGTTCCTCGCGAAGGACGTGCAGCGCGCGGTGTCCATCGCACGGCGCTCGGGCGTGTTCGCGGACGCGGTGCTGCGCCTGGAGAAGACCCACCCCGCGGAAGCCCAGGCCCTGCGCATCCTGTGGGGCGAGTCGCTCGCGGAGGCCGGTGACTGGGCTCGCGCCGTGGACGCCGTGTGGCCCGTCCCTTCCGCGCGCCACATCGCACGGGCCTGGGTGCACCACGGCATCCACGCCGGGGGCGAGAGCGGCGCGAAGCTCCTGGCGCGCCTGGCGCTCGGGTTCCCGGACGGCTTCGGCGCCGCGCGCGAGGACGTCCAGACCCTGCTGTCGGATGACACCCCCGCGCGCGCCCCGGAGCGCATGGCCTTCGCCACGGAGCTGCTGCGCGAGGCCAATGCTGCCCGGGACCCGCTCCTCGTCCCCACGGTCCGCGCGCTGCTGCGTGACGAAGCGACAGAAGCCCTCCCTTCCCGCGCCCGGTGCATCATCCAGCTGCGCTTGCTGAACACCCCCGCGCTGGCCGCGCTGCGCACGGACCTGCCGACGCCGCGGCACTCCCACCGGCGCCCCTGGGCCGAAGAGAACGACCTGCCTCCGGTGCGCGTGTGGATGGACCGCAACGACGCGGGCGCCCACGCCGTGCATGACGCCGTGGTGCTGCCGGGCCAGCGCGTGCTGCTCGCGCTGGGAGAAGCGGGCGCGCGGCTGGTGGGCCCGGACGGACGCACGCTCGCGAACTTCGACGTGCCGGCGTTCTCACTGGTCGCCTCCACGCAGGGAAACCGTGCGCTCTCGCTGGCGCGCCGGGGCGATTTGTGGCGCGTGTCACGGCTGGACCTGGTGGCGCGCCGGGCCACGCGCTGGTGCGACGCGGAGCTGGACGCGTGGGCCCCCACCTATGACGGCGAACGGTGGTTCACCGCCATGCGCGACACCGTGAGCATGGTGGACACGCTCGCCGCCGAGCCTCGCTCCCTGTGGCGCGTGTCCCAGGTGGGCGGCACCGTGCTGAAGCTGGCCGTGGACGCGCAGCACCTGTCCTTCCTCGTCCTGCACCTCTCCCCGGGCCAGGACTTCGAACGGCTGGAGCGCTGGAGCTACGTGCTCGCGGGCGGACCCACCCTGCGTGGACGCACGGACATTCCGAACCTGGAGGCCACGCCGGACGCGCTCGCGCTCACGCCCGACGGCGAAGTGGTGGCCGGGCGCATCGCGCTGGCCGAGGGCGAGGAGCCCAGGGACTGGTCCTACCTGGCCCCCATCGCCGTGCGGCGCTTCCACCTCCCGTCCCAGCAGGGCGAGGCGCGCGTGGGCGCGGTGCTCGGGCAGGCCTGGACCGTGACGCGCTTCCAGAAGGGTGAGCTGCACACGGCCATCCTGCGCGACCTCGCCGGCCACACCCGCGCGTCGGTGGAGTTCTCCGGCACCCCGCCCCAGGTCGTGCGCCTCACGGAGGAGTGGTGCGCCATCCACGACCTGTTCGGCCGCGTGGTGTGGCTGGACCTGACGTCCGGAGAGGTCCACCGCGTGCCGGTGGTGTGA
- a CDS encoding response regulator codes for MALGVRHLLLVEDDRTWREGVDQAAREAGFQVSSVADGTEALDWLRHRPRAQHPDLILLDLVMPGLDGWELYGRLRTDARLRHLTVMMMSSAQGTPDVPLHGVAGFLHKPPRPEALVRELAERLRELPGRQEPPRMPYSLRLPDESLYALHALPAPVRHAVRVHLLRAAELSATELPLASSWLMALHSEQPSLLVTVEGVRVVLEVDDAACALTARMVIVPSHLRHS; via the coding sequence ATGGCCCTGGGCGTCCGTCACCTGCTGCTCGTCGAGGACGATCGGACGTGGCGGGAGGGAGTGGACCAGGCCGCGCGCGAGGCGGGCTTCCAGGTGTCGTCCGTGGCGGACGGCACGGAGGCGCTGGACTGGCTGCGTCATCGTCCGCGCGCGCAGCATCCGGACCTCATCCTGTTGGACCTGGTGATGCCGGGGCTGGACGGATGGGAGCTGTACGGCCGGCTGCGCACGGACGCGCGGCTGCGGCACCTGACGGTGATGATGATGTCCTCGGCGCAGGGCACGCCGGACGTGCCGCTGCACGGCGTCGCGGGCTTCCTGCACAAGCCGCCTCGGCCGGAGGCGCTGGTGCGGGAGCTGGCGGAGCGGCTGCGCGAGCTGCCCGGGCGCCAGGAGCCGCCGCGCATGCCGTATTCGCTGCGGCTGCCGGACGAGTCGCTCTACGCGCTGCACGCGCTGCCGGCCCCGGTCCGTCACGCGGTGCGCGTGCACCTGTTGCGCGCCGCGGAGCTGTCCGCCACGGAGCTGCCGCTGGCGTCGTCGTGGCTGATGGCGCTGCACAGCGAGCAGCCCTCGCTGCTGGTGACGGTGGAGGGCGTGCGCGTGGTGCTGGAGGTGGACGACGCCGCCTGCGCGCTGACCGCGCGCATGGTCATCGTGCCGAGCCACCTGCGCCACTCCTGA
- a CDS encoding LysM peptidoglycan-binding domain-containing protein gives MSYRIQSGDTLSGLAKRYGTSVDALMKANPEIQNKDLIYTGKTLNIPGSRDSFEPGTQGQGVRGGGSGGSSGAGNVTAPPGGAGPGTRGPGGSPFDIAMSHMGKNAGSLKLEQTGVGADMEDWVPNNVNCANFVSACLEQAGQIKDSQHSASVMTLQGNLDRDPNFKRVDLKDAKPGDVVSMKVGSGQHVVMFAGWKDGKPQFIGSNNVNSDGSQRISLTSMNYPIMSVHQYQG, from the coding sequence ATGAGCTACCGCATTCAATCTGGCGACACCCTGTCTGGTCTGGCGAAGCGCTACGGCACCTCCGTGGACGCGCTGATGAAGGCCAACCCGGAGATCCAGAACAAGGACCTCATCTACACGGGCAAGACGCTGAACATCCCCGGCTCGCGCGACAGCTTCGAGCCCGGCACCCAGGGCCAGGGCGTGCGCGGCGGCGGTTCCGGCGGCTCCAGCGGCGCGGGCAACGTGACGGCGCCTCCGGGCGGCGCGGGCCCGGGCACGCGCGGCCCCGGTGGCAGCCCGTTCGACATCGCGATGTCGCACATGGGCAAGAACGCCGGCTCGCTGAAGCTGGAGCAGACGGGCGTGGGCGCGGACATGGAGGACTGGGTCCCCAACAACGTCAACTGCGCCAACTTCGTCTCCGCGTGCCTGGAGCAGGCCGGGCAGATCAAGGACAGCCAGCACAGCGCGTCCGTGATGACGCTCCAGGGGAACCTGGACCGCGACCCGAACTTCAAGCGCGTGGACCTGAAGGACGCGAAGCCCGGCGACGTCGTGTCCATGAAGGTGGGCAGCGGCCAGCACGTGGTGATGTTCGCGGGCTGGAAGGACGGCAAGCCCCAGTTCATCGGCTCCAACAACGTGAACTCGGACGGCTCGCAGCGCATCAGCCTCACGTCGATGAACTACCCCATCATGTCCGTGCACCAGTACCAGGGCTGA
- a CDS encoding sensor histidine kinase — protein MPLSLADFLFQSRDVLQDAWLHEAPGSGDTFSHALSAVAARMANPDARVADTLARELSLLVQGSNGHPTTTNFRRLRDTVLRLWREQGRGGPDGDAQVERFHDAVDAVEASALEAHVQARLLASREAAEAAREQGAPDATGPRRWEDIFTHLGVGVAVMGAEDSTFVAANPALARMHGQPPEALKGLKLEDLVAPESRGALPRHMAAAGSKPFHEYEALHLRRDGSRFPAFVHVTSLRDATGRRVGRAATVLDITQRRQSEAERQRLLATIEAERARLAAVLDQLPAGVLIAEAPSGRLLLGNRALESLLGHPFRPSGSLADYESSHQMFTAENEPLADDAWPMARALRTGETRQAEPLQVRRPDGTTAHLLGSSAPVRDRDNQIVAGVVTLVDVTERRRAEEAAREAAQFGERLIAIVSHDLRNPLNAIQLSVTKLLHGDALQERDRKAVSRIARSGERMARMISELLDFTRSRLGGGIPIERVPGDVRMVVRQAVEELEAAWPERSLTLTVGPGRYDGAWDADRLLQVVSNLGGNALQYSPPETPVRFTLTDADANVVLEVQNGGDPIPPDLLPRLFDPFRRGAGGNTHGGLGLGLYIVEQVVKGHGGRIEVRSRASEGTVFRVVLPREAPTAAAPAQ, from the coding sequence GTGCCCCTGTCCCTCGCCGACTTCCTCTTCCAGTCCCGCGACGTCCTCCAGGACGCATGGCTCCACGAAGCGCCCGGCTCCGGCGACACCTTCTCCCACGCGCTGTCCGCGGTGGCGGCCCGGATGGCGAACCCGGACGCGCGCGTCGCCGACACGCTGGCGCGCGAGCTGTCGCTGCTGGTGCAGGGCTCCAACGGGCACCCCACGACGACGAACTTCCGGCGCCTGCGCGATACGGTGCTGCGGCTGTGGCGCGAGCAGGGCCGTGGCGGCCCGGACGGGGACGCCCAGGTGGAGCGCTTCCACGACGCCGTGGACGCGGTGGAGGCCTCGGCGCTGGAGGCCCACGTCCAGGCCCGGCTGCTGGCATCGCGCGAGGCGGCCGAAGCGGCGCGCGAGCAGGGCGCTCCGGACGCGACGGGCCCCCGGCGCTGGGAGGACATCTTCACGCACCTGGGCGTGGGCGTGGCGGTGATGGGCGCGGAGGACAGCACGTTCGTGGCGGCGAACCCCGCGCTCGCGCGCATGCACGGGCAGCCGCCGGAGGCGCTGAAGGGCCTGAAGCTGGAGGACCTGGTGGCGCCCGAGTCCCGCGGCGCGCTGCCCCGGCACATGGCCGCGGCCGGCTCCAAGCCGTTCCACGAATACGAAGCGCTGCACCTGCGCCGCGACGGCAGCCGCTTCCCCGCGTTCGTGCACGTGACGTCCCTGCGGGACGCGACGGGCCGCCGCGTGGGCCGCGCCGCCACGGTGCTGGACATCACCCAGCGCCGTCAGTCGGAAGCGGAGCGGCAGCGCCTGCTGGCCACCATCGAGGCGGAGCGCGCGCGGCTGGCGGCGGTGCTGGACCAACTGCCCGCGGGCGTGCTCATCGCGGAGGCGCCCAGCGGCCGGCTGCTCCTGGGCAACCGCGCGCTGGAGTCACTGCTGGGCCATCCGTTCCGGCCCTCGGGCAGCCTCGCCGACTACGAGTCCTCCCACCAGATGTTCACCGCGGAGAACGAGCCGCTGGCGGACGACGCGTGGCCCATGGCGCGCGCGCTGCGCACCGGCGAGACGCGCCAGGCGGAGCCGCTCCAGGTGCGCCGGCCGGACGGCACCACCGCGCACCTCTTGGGCTCCAGCGCGCCCGTGCGTGACCGGGACAACCAGATTGTCGCGGGCGTCGTCACGCTGGTGGACGTCACCGAGCGCCGCCGCGCGGAGGAGGCGGCGCGCGAGGCGGCGCAGTTCGGCGAGCGGCTCATCGCCATCGTCAGCCACGACCTGCGAAACCCCCTCAACGCCATCCAACTGTCCGTCACCAAGCTCCTGCACGGCGACGCGCTCCAGGAGCGCGACCGCAAGGCGGTGTCCCGCATCGCGCGCTCCGGCGAGCGCATGGCGCGGATGATTTCGGAGCTGCTCGACTTCACCCGCAGCCGGCTGGGCGGCGGCATCCCCATCGAGCGGGTGCCTGGCGACGTGCGCATGGTGGTGCGCCAGGCGGTGGAGGAGCTGGAGGCGGCGTGGCCGGAGCGCTCGCTCACGCTGACGGTGGGCCCGGGCCGCTACGACGGCGCGTGGGACGCGGACCGGCTGCTCCAGGTGGTGAGCAACCTGGGCGGCAACGCGCTCCAGTACAGCCCGCCGGAGACCCCCGTGCGCTTCACGCTGACGGACGCGGACGCGAACGTGGTGCTGGAGGTGCAGAACGGCGGAGACCCCATCCCGCCGGACCTGCTGCCGCGCCTGTTCGACCCCTTCCGGCGCGGCGCGGGAGGCAACACGCACGGCGGCCTGGGGCTGGGGCTCTACATCGTCGAACAGGTGGTGAAGGGCCACGGCGGCCGCATCGAGGTGCGCTCGCGCGCGTCCGAGGGCACCGTCTTCCGGGTGGTCCTGCCCCGCGAGGCGCCAACCGCCGCGGCGCCGGCTCAGTAG